The following coding sequences lie in one Polluticoccus soli genomic window:
- a CDS encoding ribonuclease H-like YkuK family protein — protein MLWRTFNGEPLRLPVKRAVEEAIIRETQKGYHLKVCIGTDSQVRSAETEFATVIVFVREKHGGFMFIANDKTRHPYTIKERMLVEVARSIEIAYELCDLFNKYDVDMEVHADINTNPQFKSNEALREAMGYILGMGFAFKAKPEAFASSSCANKIVN, from the coding sequence ATGTTATGGCGTACGTTTAATGGGGAGCCACTGAGGCTCCCCGTAAAAAGAGCAGTAGAGGAAGCGATCATCCGCGAAACCCAAAAAGGCTACCATCTTAAAGTATGTATCGGTACCGACTCGCAGGTGAGAAGCGCAGAAACAGAATTCGCAACCGTCATCGTTTTCGTAAGAGAAAAGCATGGCGGTTTTATGTTTATCGCCAATGATAAAACCCGCCATCCGTACACTATAAAGGAGCGGATGTTGGTTGAAGTGGCCAGGAGCATAGAGATAGCTTACGAGCTTTGCGACCTGTTCAACAAGTATGATGTAGACATGGAGGTGCATGCTGACATCAATACCAATCCTCAGTTCAAAAGCAATGAGGCCCTGCGCGAGGCTATGGGTTACATTTTGGGTATGGGCTTTGCCTTTAAAGCCAAACCAGAGGCCTTTGCCAGCAGCAGCTGCGCCAACAAGATCGTAAACTAA
- a CDS encoding PKD domain-containing protein produces the protein MRQKQLLVCLLLLSPYLSGAHEGHSSIEFVENKGQWKEPFLYKATTAYGNIFLEKDGFMFSLSANENASKINEFKHGHTTTPPVLKYHAYKVSFVGAQIAESVTGSKAQKHYYNYFLGNSPSHWRSEIHPVYNVDYHTLYNGIDLHVSSENSQLKYDFIVQPGADASQIKLNYDGATSVTLKENNLNIETSVGTVNEMAPYAYQYINDRRVEVQCRYKLEGNTVSYSFPKGYNKSATLVIDPNVVFATFTGSSADNWGFTATYDALGNFYAGGIAFAQGYPLKGAYDATFNTGGGTGGGNGLSYDMSVTKFDPSGAGLVYSTYIGGADNEQPHSMVVDGAGNLIIAGRAYSSDYPTANAYDASYAGGADIIVTKLNAAGTALIGSTFFGGADDDGVNISSLYATTSQIDLKHSYADDARSEVIVDNAGNIYVASCTRTATGLGIGGTYGGGQDGVVLKFNSNLSSLIGGSYIGGVGEDAAYVLALDKAQTTLYVGGGVTNTAFSTGVTSGSYAPNYKGGIADGYIAKFQNAGAPILTKATYIGSASYDQVFGVQLDDNDDVYAMGNTLGKNTDLNPTTTWSNPGAPQFVIKLANTLAGPPIFITRFGDPSANAINISPVAFLIDTCQHIYISGWGGSTAGNGSSTANMPVDISKGVTPSGIISSTTDGSDFYFIAISKNSTSLLFAGYYGGNALAEHVDGGTSRFDRNGVIYQAICGNCGTATTGLPMTSGAWSTSDKSTNCNLAAIKIEFNLGAVNAKAKADPDGVVCLGESIQFKNSSTNAQSYEWDFGDGSPISTAHTPPPHTYGAIGKYKVRLITVNPDACKTRDTDYVDVTVDTIRIKVNFSVEVTANCNPYKIQITNHSQYSKTPNAPSITQFIWDFGDGKTGTGANPNHDYPDTGTYVIRVTMIDTTACNSPDTMSQVVKFQNFLVKAGFELPPVCERNNIPFPNKSSNAAAYIWNFGDGDTSHAESPMHKYDTAGNYTVTLYAINDASCNRIDSFSQLVVVKGSPHADFDYTPKIFDEFNVNDPVVLTNKTLGGDVFEWNFGDNTGSNKQHPEPHFYKKTGSYTVCLMTKNSVDCWDTVCKRIDALVEPIVDIPTGFSPNGDGNNDVLYVRGGAIEKVTLRVYNRWGQLVFEAIDVQANDPAYGWDGSFKGKQQEMEVYGYVMSGIFITGDPFYKKGNVTLIR, from the coding sequence ATGAGGCAAAAACAACTGCTTGTTTGTCTTCTATTGTTGTCTCCGTACCTGTCTGGTGCGCATGAGGGACATAGCTCTATCGAGTTCGTCGAAAATAAGGGTCAATGGAAAGAACCATTCTTATATAAAGCCACAACAGCTTATGGCAACATCTTTCTTGAAAAAGACGGCTTCATGTTTTCCCTCAGCGCTAACGAGAATGCGTCTAAGATCAATGAGTTCAAGCACGGCCATACTACAACACCACCGGTACTTAAATACCACGCTTATAAGGTTTCATTTGTAGGTGCGCAAATTGCTGAATCGGTAACGGGTAGCAAGGCTCAGAAGCACTACTATAACTATTTTTTAGGCAATAGTCCTTCGCACTGGAGATCGGAAATACACCCTGTATACAATGTAGATTATCACACCCTTTATAACGGTATCGATCTGCATGTCAGCTCAGAAAATTCTCAATTGAAGTATGATTTCATCGTACAGCCGGGTGCAGATGCAAGTCAAATAAAACTCAACTATGATGGGGCCACTAGTGTAACGCTAAAAGAAAATAACCTGAACATCGAAACATCTGTGGGCACGGTGAATGAGATGGCACCATATGCTTATCAATATATTAATGATAGAAGAGTGGAGGTACAGTGCCGGTACAAACTAGAGGGAAATACAGTCAGCTACAGTTTCCCGAAAGGCTATAATAAAAGCGCCACACTCGTGATCGATCCGAATGTAGTATTTGCAACTTTCACCGGATCTAGTGCCGACAACTGGGGCTTTACTGCTACCTATGATGCACTCGGCAACTTTTATGCAGGTGGTATTGCATTTGCACAAGGTTATCCACTCAAAGGTGCGTACGATGCGACGTTCAATACCGGAGGTGGTACTGGCGGTGGCAATGGTTTATCGTACGACATGAGTGTCACAAAGTTTGATCCAAGCGGTGCAGGCCTTGTGTATTCAACCTACATAGGCGGCGCTGATAACGAACAGCCGCACAGTATGGTGGTAGACGGCGCAGGTAACCTGATCATTGCCGGTCGTGCATATTCATCAGATTATCCTACAGCCAACGCGTACGATGCGTCTTATGCTGGTGGTGCAGATATCATTGTTACAAAACTGAACGCAGCCGGAACAGCATTAATTGGCTCAACATTTTTTGGTGGTGCAGACGATGATGGTGTGAACATCAGCTCGTTGTATGCAACCACTTCGCAAATAGACCTCAAACATAGCTATGCCGACGACGCTCGTAGCGAAGTGATCGTAGACAATGCAGGAAATATTTATGTTGCTTCATGTACACGCACAGCTACAGGTCTTGGTATTGGGGGTACTTATGGTGGTGGCCAGGATGGTGTTGTGCTGAAATTCAACAGCAATCTTAGTTCGCTCATTGGCGGTAGTTATATCGGAGGTGTGGGTGAAGATGCGGCTTACGTGTTAGCATTAGACAAAGCGCAAACTACCCTGTATGTTGGCGGCGGTGTTACAAATACGGCATTCTCGACCGGCGTTACCTCCGGCAGCTATGCACCTAACTATAAAGGCGGTATTGCAGACGGCTACATTGCAAAATTTCAGAACGCGGGTGCTCCTATCCTGACAAAAGCAACTTATATAGGAAGCGCCTCGTACGACCAGGTGTTTGGCGTTCAGCTTGACGATAATGATGATGTGTACGCCATGGGTAACACCCTGGGAAAAAATACCGATCTTAACCCAACTACTACCTGGTCTAACCCCGGCGCTCCGCAGTTTGTTATCAAACTTGCGAATACACTTGCAGGCCCGCCGATCTTCATCACCCGTTTTGGAGATCCCAGCGCTAATGCCATCAATATTTCGCCTGTAGCCTTTCTGATCGATACCTGCCAGCACATTTACATTTCAGGGTGGGGCGGTAGTACTGCAGGCAATGGCAGCAGTACAGCCAACATGCCTGTCGACATTTCAAAAGGTGTAACCCCGAGCGGCATTATCTCCAGTACAACCGATGGTAGCGATTTCTATTTTATAGCCATTAGCAAGAACAGTACATCGCTGCTGTTTGCTGGTTACTACGGCGGGAATGCCCTGGCAGAACACGTTGATGGCGGCACCAGCCGTTTCGACAGGAATGGTGTGATCTACCAGGCTATTTGTGGTAACTGCGGCACAGCCACTACCGGCCTGCCGATGACCTCGGGTGCCTGGAGCACGTCAGATAAAAGCACCAATTGTAACCTGGCCGCGATCAAGATAGAATTTAACCTGGGCGCTGTGAATGCGAAAGCAAAAGCAGACCCTGATGGTGTGGTTTGCCTGGGTGAAAGCATCCAGTTCAAAAACAGCTCTACCAATGCGCAATCTTATGAGTGGGATTTTGGGGATGGCTCTCCGATCAGCACAGCGCATACACCACCACCGCACACCTATGGCGCGATAGGCAAATACAAAGTGCGTTTGATCACGGTAAATCCCGACGCTTGTAAAACCAGGGATACAGATTATGTTGACGTAACCGTTGATACCATACGTATCAAAGTAAATTTCAGCGTTGAGGTTACAGCCAATTGTAATCCTTACAAGATCCAGATCACCAATCATTCACAGTACAGTAAAACGCCCAATGCTCCGTCTATCACTCAATTCATTTGGGATTTTGGCGACGGCAAAACCGGGACAGGTGCTAATCCCAACCATGATTACCCGGATACTGGTACTTATGTGATCCGCGTTACCATGATCGACACTACAGCTTGTAACTCGCCAGACACGATGTCGCAGGTTGTTAAGTTCCAGAATTTCCTGGTAAAAGCAGGCTTTGAATTGCCACCAGTGTGCGAACGCAATAATATTCCGTTCCCCAATAAATCTTCAAACGCGGCAGCATACATATGGAACTTTGGAGATGGCGATACCAGCCATGCCGAAAGCCCCATGCATAAGTATGATACAGCCGGCAACTATACAGTAACGCTGTATGCCATTAACGATGCCAGCTGTAACAGGATAGATTCATTCTCGCAGCTCGTGGTAGTAAAAGGATCTCCACATGCCGACTTTGATTATACCCCGAAAATATTCGACGAGTTTAATGTGAATGATCCGGTGGTGCTCACCAACAAAACGCTTGGTGGCGATGTGTTTGAATGGAACTTCGGCGACAATACCGGCAGTAATAAACAACATCCCGAACCACATTTCTACAAAAAGACCGGCAGCTATACCGTTTGTCTCATGACAAAGAACAGTGTTGACTGTTGGGATACAGTATGCAAAAGGATAGATGCCCTGGTTGAGCCAATCGTTGATATCCCAACAGGCTTCAGTCCCAATGGCGATGGTAATAACGATGTGTTGTATGTGCGCGGCGGCGCTATCGAAAAAGTGACCCTGCGGGTATACAACCGCTGGGGCCAACTGGTTTTTGAGGCAATCGATGTACAAGCCAACGATCCGGCTTACGGATGGGATGGCAGCTTCAAAGGAAAACAGCAGGAAATGGAAGTGTACGGCTATGTGATGAGTGGTATTTTTATAACCGGAGACCCATTCTATAAAAAAGGAAATGTTACCCTAATACGATAA
- a CDS encoding efflux RND transporter periplasmic adaptor subunit translates to MKNLLLLTGVCASLCYASCTTKKEEKETNTKFQVTSPLKMDTAITKDYVCQIRSISHIELRALERGYLENIYVDEGQFVKKGQLLFRIMPKLYEAEVQKAQAEVRAAEIEYQNTKSLTDRNVVSPNELAMAKAKLDKAKSELTLASVHLGFTEIRAPFSGYIDKFHVRLGSLVDEGELLTSLSDNSKMWVYFNVPEAEYLDYKTSAKADKATVKLMMANNREFAYNGVVETIEADFDNETGNIPFRATFPNPDGLLRHGETGNIKMTEPVKNGVIIPQKATFEILDKKYVYVIDKDNKIKSREITVGASMEDLFIVTSGLADNEKILLEGLRKVKEDDKIDYEFHAPKSVIASLKLPAE, encoded by the coding sequence ATGAAAAACCTCCTCTTGCTCACCGGCGTGTGTGCATCATTGTGCTATGCTAGCTGCACAACCAAAAAAGAAGAAAAAGAAACCAACACAAAATTCCAGGTAACCAGTCCATTGAAAATGGACACCGCCATCACTAAAGACTATGTCTGCCAGATCCGTTCTATCAGCCACATCGAGCTGAGGGCTTTGGAAAGAGGTTATCTCGAAAACATTTATGTAGACGAGGGCCAGTTTGTAAAAAAGGGTCAGCTCCTGTTCCGCATCATGCCCAAACTTTATGAGGCAGAAGTGCAGAAAGCACAGGCGGAAGTAAGGGCTGCCGAGATCGAATACCAGAACACCAAATCGCTCACGGACAGGAACGTAGTATCGCCCAACGAGTTGGCCATGGCCAAAGCCAAGCTGGATAAGGCAAAAAGCGAACTTACGCTGGCCTCGGTACACCTTGGTTTTACAGAGATCCGCGCGCCATTTAGCGGTTATATAGACAAGTTTCATGTTAGGTTAGGTAGCCTGGTGGACGAAGGCGAATTGCTTACATCGCTGTCTGACAACAGCAAGATGTGGGTATACTTCAACGTGCCCGAAGCTGAATACCTAGACTACAAAACCAGCGCGAAAGCGGACAAGGCTACCGTGAAACTGATGATGGCCAACAACCGCGAGTTTGCCTACAACGGCGTTGTTGAAACCATCGAAGCCGATTTCGACAACGAAACAGGTAACATCCCTTTCAGGGCGACCTTCCCAAATCCTGATGGCCTGCTGCGCCATGGTGAAACGGGTAATATCAAAATGACAGAGCCGGTTAAGAACGGCGTGATCATCCCGCAAAAAGCCACGTTCGAGATACTCGACAAAAAATATGTGTACGTGATCGACAAAGACAACAAGATCAAGTCAAGGGAAATTACAGTTGGCGCATCTATGGAAGATCTGTTTATCGTTACCTCAGGCCTTGCTGACAATGAAAAGATATTGTTGGAAGGACTGCGCAAGGTAAAAGAGGATGATAAGATCGATTATGAATTCCATGCGCCTAAGTCAGTAATAGCAAGTTTAAAGTTGCCGGCAGAATAA
- a CDS encoding response regulator transcription factor, translating to MEKEKYKVLLVEDDANFGQVLKNYLELNDFVVELARDGILGLAAFRREKFDICLLDVMMPNMDGFTLAEEIRNVDPEVPLFFLSAKSMKEDILSGYKLGADDYITKPFDSEVLLHKIKAILKRNQELQEKQHSQVEFNIGGYHFNSKLRTLEVNGSAQTLSPKENELLTMLCEYKNDLLPREAALKRIWGSDTYFNGRSMDVYIAKLRKYLKEDSAVEIVNIHGNGFRLVAPE from the coding sequence ATGGAAAAAGAAAAATACAAAGTATTACTTGTTGAAGATGATGCCAACTTCGGACAAGTATTGAAAAATTACCTGGAGCTGAACGATTTTGTTGTAGAACTGGCGAGAGACGGTATATTAGGATTGGCTGCCTTCCGCAGAGAAAAATTCGACATCTGCCTGTTGGACGTGATGATGCCGAATATGGACGGATTTACCCTGGCTGAAGAGATCCGCAATGTGGATCCTGAGGTTCCCCTGTTTTTCCTTTCAGCCAAGAGCATGAAAGAAGACATACTCAGCGGTTACAAACTGGGTGCCGACGACTACATCACTAAACCTTTTGATAGCGAAGTATTGCTGCATAAGATAAAGGCCATCCTGAAACGCAACCAGGAACTGCAGGAAAAGCAGCACTCACAGGTCGAGTTCAATATTGGCGGCTATCACTTCAATAGCAAGCTACGTACCCTCGAGGTCAACGGCAGCGCGCAAACCCTGTCGCCTAAAGAGAACGAACTGCTCACTATGCTGTGCGAATACAAGAATGACCTGCTTCCCCGCGAGGCAGCACTCAAGCGCATCTGGGGCAGCGACACCTACTTCAACGGTCGCAGCATGGACGTATACATCGCCAAACTGCGCAAATACCTGAAAGAAGACAGCGCTGTAGAGATCGTTAACATCCACGGCAATGGCTTCAGGCTGGTAGCGCCGGAATAA
- a CDS encoding DUF4394 domain-containing protein, producing the protein MKHILRLLLLLVSTWAISSSKAQTIFGLTTDNRMFATDVNHPGTLINLTEVTDLPAGERLLAIDMQPGTGELFGLTYNATTGMAALYNIDVDGPGYIAVPVNGAIQLELGTAPSAGFDFNPVNNSEIFVTGSSGNVYILNALTGGILFTGGSIFYAEGDINDGNTPIINTIAHTSNFRGADYSVQLGYDVNNNVLVQFDPDVNATIHTVGLPDLSIDNGAPVAMDSYFDTSNYTDVVYMAIKSPADSRNMLVQFDPGTGQAVRIGSLSAQVKVRDIAFDVRVPVPPTVAGQIITALTRNRRNLIFFDSQNPSIIRDVKQITGVTPGQDIVAIDYRPFDLELYALGYNSRGSEYQVYRIDPTTGAASPVNLAPEVLNLGVGPDVLASFDFNPFSDRIHVIGSNGISYHLSPSTGLLLNTDNDFAYAPTDANTGAAIHIGAIAYTNSYFNANLSRRVGIDYTNRSFVNFTGIDFTTLNTQANLANVLDTGLYTNAALDIYYAEATRHNVGFLATNVNDYRQSYLYTIDPSTGYTSFSGIIGRGIPVIDIAAQLTYTGKTVEYSGDLALSPQGLYVYPNPVTNYTSVLLPTVALRRVSVTILDFNGDILMSRVFKPGGNQVNLDLSDIPQGMYSLRVQEQGTPPEMVKLVKQ; encoded by the coding sequence ATGAAACATATTCTACGCCTGCTTCTACTGCTGGTATCAACATGGGCCATATCGTCATCAAAGGCGCAAACGATCTTTGGCCTGACAACTGATAACCGTATGTTTGCTACGGATGTTAACCATCCGGGGACACTGATAAATCTTACTGAGGTGACCGATCTCCCTGCCGGTGAGCGGCTATTGGCAATTGATATGCAACCAGGTACAGGAGAGCTGTTTGGGCTCACATATAATGCCACTACAGGCATGGCAGCGTTATACAATATAGATGTGGATGGCCCCGGTTACATAGCTGTTCCAGTCAACGGCGCCATTCAGTTGGAGCTGGGTACTGCGCCGAGCGCCGGCTTTGATTTCAATCCGGTTAACAATTCAGAGATATTTGTTACCGGCAGCAGCGGCAATGTGTACATACTAAATGCACTAACGGGAGGTATCCTGTTTACTGGGGGTAGTATTTTCTATGCGGAGGGGGATATCAACGACGGTAACACTCCGATCATCAATACGATCGCACATACCAGTAATTTCAGGGGTGCGGATTACAGCGTACAACTGGGTTACGATGTGAATAACAATGTGTTGGTACAGTTTGATCCGGATGTCAATGCGACTATACACACCGTTGGTCTGCCTGACCTGTCGATAGACAACGGGGCTCCAGTAGCAATGGATAGCTATTTCGATACGAGCAACTATACCGACGTCGTATATATGGCGATAAAATCTCCTGCTGATTCCCGCAATATGCTGGTACAATTTGACCCGGGAACAGGGCAAGCCGTACGCATCGGCAGCCTATCTGCTCAGGTCAAGGTCCGCGATATTGCCTTTGATGTCAGGGTGCCGGTGCCACCAACGGTGGCCGGGCAGATAATCACAGCGCTTACGCGCAATAGACGCAATCTTATATTTTTCGACTCTCAGAATCCATCAATAATTCGGGATGTAAAACAGATCACCGGTGTTACGCCCGGACAGGATATAGTGGCGATCGATTATCGTCCTTTTGACCTGGAACTGTATGCACTTGGATACAATAGCCGCGGCTCGGAATACCAGGTCTATCGTATCGATCCGACAACAGGAGCAGCCTCCCCTGTTAACCTTGCGCCTGAAGTGCTTAACCTTGGTGTTGGGCCAGACGTGCTGGCTAGTTTTGACTTCAACCCATTCAGCGATCGCATCCATGTCATCGGGTCGAATGGTATCAGTTATCATTTAAGTCCTTCGACGGGTTTGCTGCTTAATACCGACAATGATTTTGCTTATGCGCCTACGGATGCAAATACAGGTGCAGCGATACATATAGGGGCTATTGCCTACACTAATAGTTACTTCAATGCTAACCTGTCCCGCCGCGTGGGCATCGATTATACCAACAGGTCGTTCGTCAATTTTACCGGCATCGATTTCACAACGTTAAATACGCAGGCAAACCTCGCCAATGTGTTGGATACAGGGCTATATACCAATGCAGCCCTGGATATTTACTATGCAGAAGCTACGCGGCACAACGTTGGTTTCCTTGCTACGAACGTCAACGACTATAGGCAGTCGTACCTATACACGATTGACCCGTCAACGGGTTATACATCTTTCAGTGGTATTATTGGGCGGGGTATTCCTGTGATCGATATTGCGGCGCAGCTTACCTATACCGGTAAAACTGTAGAATATAGCGGCGACCTGGCGTTGAGTCCACAGGGATTATACGTATATCCTAACCCGGTAACAAACTATACGAGTGTATTGCTGCCTACTGTCGCTTTGCGCAGGGTATCAGTTACCATACTTGATTTCAATGGCGACATCCTGATGTCGCGGGTCTTCAAACCGGGTGGCAACCAGGTAAATCTCGATTTGTCGGATATACCCCAGGGTATGTACAGTTTGCGTGTGCAGGAGCAAGGAACTCCTCCTGAGATGGTGAAGCTCGTAAAGCAATAG
- a CDS encoding PorP/SprF family type IX secretion system membrane protein codes for MKFNASKRLFFTAATAALFCSNQVHAQGMHFSQYYNAPMLVNPANTGLMSDNDYRLGANYRNQWANLPVPYNTISAYADFQLMRNANYNNWMGLGVSFFNDKAGDGVLSNTRIEGNIAYHVMTSDYSMISAGVSVANAARSLNFNKLTYNSQWVGRNGVTFDPQLNSNEPVGILKTNFFDVSAGINYATFPTEATYLRIGVSVAHINQAEESFYDADTLQVAGNKIGIRPSANADAIINWSESLTFNPSVYYTLQKNASQIVFGSLGMIYVGGQRDHKTELIVGAFYRWDDAVIGALGMQFNSVRIMTSYDYTISSLGKDNNNFGAIEFSVSYMGMYGNMGRSGRTINCPRF; via the coding sequence ATGAAATTCAACGCTAGTAAACGACTATTTTTCACAGCTGCAACCGCTGCCCTGTTTTGTAGCAACCAGGTCCATGCACAGGGTATGCATTTCTCGCAATACTATAATGCCCCTATGTTAGTTAACCCTGCCAATACGGGGCTAATGAGCGATAATGATTACCGTCTGGGCGCCAACTACCGCAATCAATGGGCTAATCTTCCGGTTCCTTACAATACAATATCCGCCTATGCTGATTTTCAGCTAATGCGTAATGCCAACTATAACAACTGGATGGGGCTGGGCGTTTCGTTCTTTAACGATAAAGCCGGTGATGGGGTTCTGTCAAATACGCGGATAGAAGGAAATATTGCGTACCACGTTATGACCAGCGACTATTCCATGATTTCTGCAGGTGTCTCGGTGGCTAACGCAGCGCGCAGTCTTAATTTCAACAAGCTGACATACAACTCGCAATGGGTAGGCCGCAATGGTGTTACCTTCGATCCTCAGCTAAACAGCAACGAACCCGTCGGCATCTTGAAAACTAACTTTTTCGATGTTTCAGCGGGGATCAACTACGCAACTTTTCCAACAGAAGCGACCTATCTCCGCATTGGTGTAAGTGTCGCGCACATTAACCAGGCCGAAGAGAGTTTTTATGATGCGGACACTTTGCAGGTAGCTGGCAATAAGATCGGTATCCGTCCCTCGGCAAATGCAGATGCCATTATTAATTGGAGTGAGTCATTGACATTCAACCCTTCAGTTTATTATACGCTCCAAAAAAATGCGTCGCAGATCGTTTTCGGTTCTCTGGGCATGATATATGTAGGAGGACAAAGAGACCATAAAACGGAATTGATCGTGGGTGCCTTTTATCGTTGGGATGATGCTGTGATCGGAGCGTTAGGTATGCAGTTCAATTCTGTGCGAATCATGACCAGTTATGATTACACCATATCTTCGCTTGGCAAGGACAACAACAATTTTGGCGCAATCGAGTTTTCAGTTTCTTACATGGGCATGTACGGAAACATGGGGCGTAGTGGTCGCACCATCAACTGTCCCCGCTTTTAA